The Chelatococcus sp. HY11 genome includes a window with the following:
- a CDS encoding FAD-dependent oxidoreductase translates to MQVSTQKTLWTMTGNPIPDFRQSLVPGVADVVVIGAGFTGLAAAREIAKAGRKVVVLEAALIGAGATGMNAGFVVPNFAKADPATTYKKLPREKAQSLLKLVGEGADTVFGIIREEGISCDASQVGWLQPAYGAAAAELLHQRAADWRALGRQVRFLSPKDIERETSLSIYSGGLLDESGGTIHPLNYARGLAEAVIRHGGVIREDVEVTDIRRHGEGWSVSFHGSQIEAASVLLCTNAFTSGAAWRMGRTTVPLRVYQVATRPLRPETVERISPNRRPVGDTRSNLFTYRLDRDNRLISGGMAVIPVGAFERVGKAVVDRLVSELKLERHPGVEVVWTGVAAMTPDFLPRIHEFGTGFYGGIGCNGRGIAMTAQLGRVLARAALGEPLETLPVPTVKARPLPFHSFTQIVASAALAHARFKDWMTQ, encoded by the coding sequence ATGCAGGTTTCCACTCAAAAGACCCTCTGGACCATGACCGGCAATCCTATCCCGGATTTCCGGCAGTCGCTGGTGCCCGGCGTTGCGGATGTCGTTGTCATCGGCGCCGGCTTTACCGGCCTTGCCGCCGCGCGCGAAATCGCCAAGGCCGGGCGCAAGGTAGTCGTGCTGGAGGCCGCCTTGATAGGTGCGGGTGCGACGGGGATGAATGCTGGCTTCGTGGTGCCGAATTTCGCCAAGGCCGACCCCGCAACGACCTACAAGAAACTGCCGAGGGAGAAGGCGCAATCCCTGCTCAAGCTGGTCGGTGAAGGGGCCGATACCGTTTTCGGAATCATCCGCGAAGAAGGGATTTCCTGCGATGCCAGCCAAGTCGGCTGGCTGCAGCCGGCCTATGGCGCGGCGGCCGCCGAACTTCTGCACCAGCGCGCTGCCGACTGGCGCGCGCTCGGCAGGCAAGTCCGCTTCCTCTCGCCGAAGGATATTGAGAGGGAGACGAGCCTTTCGATCTATTCCGGCGGACTGCTCGATGAATCGGGCGGCACAATTCACCCTCTGAACTATGCGCGTGGCCTCGCCGAGGCCGTCATTCGCCACGGCGGTGTGATCCGCGAGGACGTTGAGGTCACGGATATCCGCCGGCACGGTGAAGGCTGGAGCGTTTCCTTTCACGGCAGCCAAATCGAGGCGGCCAGCGTGCTGTTGTGTACGAACGCCTTCACGTCCGGTGCGGCCTGGCGGATGGGTCGTACCACGGTCCCGCTGCGGGTCTATCAGGTGGCAACGCGCCCGCTGCGCCCAGAAACCGTCGAACGGATTTCACCAAACCGCCGGCCGGTCGGCGATACGCGCTCCAACCTGTTCACCTACCGGCTGGATCGTGACAACCGGCTGATCAGCGGCGGCATGGCCGTCATTCCGGTCGGAGCCTTCGAGCGGGTGGGCAAGGCCGTCGTCGATCGCCTGGTTTCGGAATTAAAGCTGGAGCGCCATCCGGGCGTCGAGGTCGTGTGGACAGGGGTTGCGGCGATGACGCCTGATTTCCTGCCACGAATCCATGAATTCGGTACAGGGTTCTACGGCGGCATCGGCTGCAACGGTCGCGGGATCGCCATGACCGCCCAGCTCGGCCGGGTTCTGGCCCGCGCGGCGCTCGGCGAGCCATTGGAGACGCTGCCGGTCCCGACCGTGAAGGCGCGGCCACTGCCATTCCACTCCTTCACCCAGATCGTCGCCTCAGCAGCACTCGCCCATGCCCGCTTCAAGGATTGGATGACCCAATGA
- a CDS encoding Rid family hydrolase yields MSRRLISSGSPFEKIAGYSRAVVQGDWVFISGTAGYVKGETGSDDIEAQTRKSIEIIAGALAEADAALSDIVSLRVFAARRKDIMPISIILGETFGEIRPTNTTVVCGFVNDDIKVEIEVVALKQ; encoded by the coding sequence ATGTCCCGCCGTCTCATTTCCTCAGGCTCACCCTTCGAGAAAATCGCTGGCTATTCGCGTGCCGTTGTACAGGGCGACTGGGTGTTCATTTCCGGAACAGCCGGCTACGTTAAAGGTGAAACCGGCTCCGACGACATTGAGGCGCAGACCCGCAAGTCCATCGAGATCATTGCCGGCGCGCTTGCCGAGGCCGATGCCGCGCTTTCGGACATCGTCAGCCTGCGCGTCTTCGCCGCGCGTCGCAAAGACATCATGCCAATCTCCATAATCCTCGGCGAGACCTTCGGCGAGATTCGCCCGACGAATACCACCGTCGTCTGCGGTTTCGTCAATGACGACATCAAAGTCGAAATCGAAGTGGTGGCTCTCAAGCAATGA
- a CDS encoding oligopeptide/dipeptide ABC transporter ATP-binding protein yields the protein MTSSPAIKQSSLPEPSPASREPLVIARNLSARFAVKSNWVDRLIKRQPQRYLHAVNSLNLSIVAGKTMALVGESGCGKSTVARCAAGLYTPTGGVVTFRGKDMVQIAKQSLPERREVQMIFQDPYASLNPRWRVGRSIADPIHTLGIENSRRVIRAMVAELLITVGLSPADAEKFPHEFSGGQRQRVAIARALSSNPSFIICDEPTSALDVSVQAQILNKMKDLQDQLGLTYLFISHDLGVVDHMSDVIGVMYLGNLVEVADRETLFARPMHPYTRLLLGAVPKVRAEKTELQPPLGELPNPMNPPSGCSFRTRCPFAIALCAERKPAVRLIGETQVACHRAEEIN from the coding sequence ATGACATCCTCCCCGGCCATAAAGCAATCCTCGCTCCCCGAACCGTCGCCGGCAAGCCGGGAACCGCTCGTCATCGCCCGCAATCTGTCGGCGCGCTTCGCTGTGAAGTCGAACTGGGTGGATCGGCTGATCAAGCGGCAACCGCAGCGCTATCTGCACGCGGTCAATTCCCTCAACCTGTCGATTGTCGCCGGAAAGACAATGGCGCTGGTGGGCGAATCCGGCTGCGGCAAGTCGACAGTGGCCCGCTGCGCCGCCGGCCTCTACACGCCGACGGGCGGCGTCGTGACTTTCCGCGGTAAGGATATGGTGCAGATCGCGAAGCAATCGCTGCCCGAGCGGCGGGAAGTGCAGATGATCTTCCAGGATCCCTACGCTTCGCTCAATCCGCGCTGGCGCGTCGGTCGCTCCATCGCCGATCCGATCCATACCCTCGGCATCGAAAATAGCCGGCGGGTGATCCGCGCGATGGTCGCCGAGCTCCTGATCACCGTGGGTCTTTCACCTGCCGATGCGGAAAAGTTTCCACACGAGTTTTCCGGCGGCCAGAGGCAGCGCGTGGCGATTGCCCGGGCCCTGTCGTCGAACCCGAGCTTCATCATCTGTGACGAGCCGACGTCAGCGCTCGACGTGTCCGTGCAGGCGCAGATCCTCAACAAGATGAAGGATCTCCAGGACCAGCTCGGCCTCACATATCTGTTCATCAGCCACGATCTCGGCGTCGTCGATCACATGTCGGATGTCATTGGGGTCATGTATCTCGGCAATCTGGTCGAGGTCGCGGATCGCGAAACGCTATTTGCAAGGCCGATGCACCCCTATACCCGCTTGCTGCTTGGCGCTGTGCCGAAGGTGCGAGCCGAGAAGACGGAACTGCAGCCGCCGCTCGGCGAATTGCCCAACCCGATGAACCCGCCATCCGGCTGTTCCTTCCGGACCCGCTGCCCCTTCGCCATCGCTCTCTGCGCCGAACGGAAGCCGGCAGTCCGTCTGATCGGTGAAACGCAGGTGGCCTGCCATCGCGCCGAAGAGATCAATTGA